The following coding sequences lie in one Isoptericola variabilis 225 genomic window:
- a CDS encoding thiolase family protein has protein sequence MTVATDTSAGQTPGARRTPGRRAVRDVVFVEGVRTPFGKARPDGLFAETRADDLVVKAVRELLRRHPELPPERVDEVAIAATTQQGDQGLTLGRTVSLLAGLPHTVPGYAIDRMCAGAMTAVTTTAASIAVGAADVAIAGGVEHMGRHPMGLDADPNPRFLAERLVDAEALNMGVTAENLHDRFPHLTKERADAYAVSTQAKYAKALANGDIGPEIVPVAVRSAEKGWGLATADELPRPGTTMEAIADLKTPFRPGGRVTAGNASPLTDGATAAIVAAGEVAEELGLPVAMRMVAYAFAGVPAEIMGYGPVPSTDKALARAGLTIDDIGLFEINEAFAVQVLSFLDHYGIADDDERVNPYGGAIAVGHPLASSGVRLMTQLARQFAQHPEVRYGLTTMCVGLGQGGTVIWENPHHADYSGHVPATTEG, from the coding sequence ATGACCGTGGCCACCGACACATCCGCCGGGCAGACCCCCGGCGCCCGCCGCACGCCGGGACGCCGCGCCGTGCGCGACGTCGTCTTCGTCGAGGGCGTGCGCACGCCCTTCGGCAAGGCGCGCCCCGACGGCCTGTTCGCCGAGACCCGCGCGGACGACCTCGTCGTCAAGGCGGTGCGCGAGCTGCTGCGCCGCCACCCCGAGCTGCCGCCCGAGCGGGTCGACGAGGTCGCGATCGCGGCCACGACGCAGCAGGGCGACCAGGGCCTGACCCTCGGTCGCACCGTGAGCCTGCTGGCCGGGCTGCCGCACACCGTGCCGGGCTACGCGATCGACCGCATGTGCGCGGGCGCGATGACCGCCGTCACGACCACCGCCGCGAGCATCGCGGTCGGCGCGGCCGACGTCGCGATCGCGGGCGGCGTCGAGCACATGGGCCGCCACCCCATGGGCCTCGACGCCGACCCCAACCCGCGCTTCCTCGCCGAGCGGCTCGTCGACGCCGAGGCGCTCAACATGGGCGTCACGGCCGAGAACCTGCACGACCGGTTCCCGCACCTGACCAAGGAGCGCGCCGACGCGTACGCGGTCAGCACCCAGGCCAAGTACGCCAAGGCCCTCGCGAACGGCGACATCGGGCCCGAGATCGTTCCGGTCGCCGTGCGCTCGGCCGAGAAGGGCTGGGGCCTGGCCACCGCCGACGAGCTCCCCCGCCCCGGCACCACGATGGAGGCCATCGCCGACCTCAAGACGCCGTTCCGCCCCGGCGGCCGCGTCACGGCGGGCAACGCCTCGCCGCTGACCGACGGCGCGACCGCGGCGATCGTCGCGGCGGGCGAGGTCGCCGAGGAGCTCGGACTGCCCGTCGCGATGCGCATGGTCGCGTACGCGTTCGCGGGCGTGCCGGCCGAGATCATGGGCTACGGCCCCGTCCCGTCGACCGACAAGGCGCTGGCCCGCGCCGGCCTGACGATCGACGACATCGGCCTGTTCGAGATCAACGAGGCGTTCGCCGTCCAGGTGCTGAGCTTCCTCGACCACTACGGCATCGCCGACGACGACGAGCGGGTCAACCCGTACGGCGGCGCGATCGCCGTCGGGCACCCGCTCGCGAGCTCGGGCGTGCGCCTCATGACGCAGCTCGCGCGCCAGTTCGCCCAGCACCCCGAGGTGCGCTACGGCCTGACCACGATGTGCGTGGGGCTCGGCCAGGGCGGCACCGTCATCTGGGAGAACCCGCACCACGCCGACTACTCGGGCCACGTCCCGGCCACCACGGAGGGCTGA
- a CDS encoding 3-hydroxyacyl-CoA dehydrogenase NAD-binding domain-containing protein has translation MTDTNRPAEAAAETTARDTAETPGVRAERVTRSLVRDVALPGGTGTLALVTLDNGLDHTKPNTLGPQGLTELAQVLRRQQERAAAGEIVAVAVTGKPYVLAAGADLLGVGAVTRREEALELGRLGHAAYELLHTMGVPTFAFVGGIALGGGLELALNCDFRTVSSDVGALGLPEVSLGLVPGWGGSYLVPHLVGIEKAVDVLLTRPAANKPFKAAEALDLGLVDAMFDPADFLERSIAWAEQVVRGEVSVPRREPDPEPVWDAVLGATRQRLDAVVAGSRPAPYRALELLAGARTWTRAEAFAAEDEALADLIMTDEMRASVYAFQLVSGGKKPAGAPSSDLARPVTRVGIVGAGLMAAQIALLVSQRLGVPVIMRDLDDERVAKGLGFVRSTVDKLVGRGRMTPEVAARVTASVRGTTEITDLAGCDLVIEAVTEVMDLKKRVFAELEGIVSPDTILATNTSALSVTEMASALQHPERVVGIHFFNPVAQMPLVEVVQAGRTGDEALATAFAVTKKLRKTAVLVADRPGFVVNRLLVLVMGKVVEAVENGTPVEVADRALAPLGFPMPTFELFDLVGPAVGLHVLTSLREDLGDRFPRSPGLEKLVADGTRVVLDAPAPGLPKPVDPAIQDAFGPALEAGETGRLGTAVLDAEGVLDAVLTALSVEVGHMLDEGVVAAPQQIDLCMILGAGWGFHTGGITPYLDRTGYSERVLGRRLLPDGVANVPGNVA, from the coding sequence ATGACCGACACGAACCGACCGGCCGAGGCCGCCGCCGAGACGACCGCCCGGGACACGGCCGAGACCCCGGGCGTGCGCGCCGAGCGGGTCACCCGCTCGCTCGTGCGCGACGTCGCGCTGCCCGGCGGCACGGGCACCCTCGCGCTCGTCACGCTCGACAACGGCCTCGACCACACCAAGCCGAACACGCTGGGCCCCCAGGGCCTGACCGAGCTCGCGCAGGTGCTGCGCCGCCAGCAGGAGCGCGCCGCCGCGGGCGAGATCGTGGCCGTCGCGGTGACGGGCAAGCCGTACGTGCTCGCGGCCGGCGCCGACCTCCTCGGCGTCGGCGCGGTCACGCGTCGCGAGGAGGCGCTCGAGCTGGGCCGCCTCGGCCACGCGGCCTACGAGCTGCTCCACACCATGGGCGTGCCGACGTTCGCGTTCGTGGGCGGGATCGCGCTCGGCGGCGGCCTCGAGCTCGCGCTCAACTGCGACTTCCGCACCGTGTCGTCCGACGTCGGCGCGCTGGGCCTGCCCGAGGTGAGCCTGGGCCTCGTGCCAGGCTGGGGCGGCTCGTACCTCGTGCCGCACCTCGTCGGCATCGAGAAGGCCGTCGACGTCCTGCTCACGCGGCCGGCGGCGAACAAGCCGTTCAAGGCCGCCGAGGCGCTCGACCTCGGTCTCGTCGACGCGATGTTCGACCCCGCCGACTTCCTCGAGCGGTCGATCGCCTGGGCCGAGCAGGTCGTCCGCGGCGAGGTGAGCGTGCCGCGCCGCGAGCCGGACCCCGAGCCCGTGTGGGACGCGGTGCTGGGCGCGACGCGGCAGCGGCTCGACGCGGTCGTGGCGGGCTCGCGCCCGGCGCCCTACCGCGCGCTCGAGCTGCTCGCCGGCGCGCGCACGTGGACCCGGGCCGAGGCGTTCGCGGCCGAGGACGAGGCGCTCGCCGACCTCATCATGACCGACGAGATGCGCGCGAGCGTGTACGCGTTCCAGCTCGTCTCGGGCGGCAAGAAGCCGGCCGGGGCGCCGTCGTCTGACCTCGCCCGGCCCGTGACGCGGGTCGGCATCGTCGGCGCGGGCCTCATGGCGGCGCAGATCGCGCTGCTGGTCTCCCAGCGCCTGGGCGTCCCGGTCATCATGCGGGACCTCGACGACGAGCGCGTCGCCAAGGGGCTCGGCTTCGTGCGCTCGACGGTCGACAAGCTCGTCGGCCGCGGCCGCATGACGCCCGAGGTCGCGGCACGCGTCACGGCGAGCGTGCGCGGCACGACCGAGATCACGGACCTCGCCGGCTGCGACCTCGTCATCGAGGCCGTGACCGAGGTCATGGACCTCAAGAAGCGCGTCTTCGCCGAGCTGGAGGGCATCGTCTCGCCGGACACGATCCTCGCGACCAACACCTCGGCCCTGTCCGTCACCGAGATGGCCTCGGCGCTGCAGCACCCCGAGCGCGTCGTCGGCATCCACTTCTTCAACCCGGTCGCGCAGATGCCGCTCGTCGAGGTCGTGCAGGCGGGGCGCACCGGCGACGAGGCGCTCGCCACGGCGTTCGCGGTCACCAAGAAGCTCCGCAAGACGGCCGTGCTCGTCGCCGACCGGCCCGGCTTCGTCGTCAACCGCCTGCTCGTGCTCGTCATGGGCAAGGTCGTCGAGGCGGTCGAGAACGGCACACCGGTCGAGGTCGCGGACCGCGCGCTCGCGCCGCTCGGCTTCCCGATGCCCACGTTCGAGCTCTTCGACCTGGTGGGCCCCGCGGTCGGCCTGCACGTGCTGACCTCGCTGCGCGAGGACCTCGGCGACCGGTTCCCGCGCTCGCCGGGCCTGGAGAAGCTCGTCGCCGACGGCACGCGCGTCGTGCTCGACGCGCCGGCGCCCGGTCTGCCCAAGCCCGTCGACCCGGCGATCCAGGACGCGTTCGGACCGGCGCTCGAGGCCGGCGAGACGGGCCGCCTCGGCACGGCGGTCCTCGACGCCGAGGGCGTCCTGGACGCGGTGCTCACCGCGCTCTCGGTCGAGGTCGGCCACATGCTCGACGAGGGTGTGGTCGCCGCGCCGCAGCAGATCGACCTGTGCATGATCCTCGGCGCCGGGTGGGGCTTCCACACCGGCGGCATCACGCCGTACCTCGACCGGACCGGGTACTCGGAGCGCGTGCTCGGCCGCCGGCTCCTGCCCGACGGCGTCGCGAACGTCCCCGGGAACGTCGCCTGA
- a CDS encoding glutamate--cysteine ligase encodes MTRSFGVEEELLLIGAGGSPIPRAQALLDGAHPDHGPLEPEFMEEQIETATEPTTSLADLTQAIRDGRAGAQAAAQAHDAQIVAVGTSPVPIDGTTVSKVRYLRARTEFGLTAREQLTNGCHVHVSVADDAEGVAVIDRIGPWLAPLLALSANSPFWQGDDSGFASFRSQVWARWPTAGPSRHFGTPEAYHAAVEALVATGTILDQAMVYFDARLSAKYPTVEIRVADVCLDARTAALLAALARALVETTAREAADGVPAPDAPTELLRTAHWRAGRSGITGDLLHPRTFRPAPAHDVVGMLVEYVRDALVDAGDLDAVTESLGTLWSGGNGAERQRAWYAEAQGDLHQVALDAAKATLA; translated from the coding sequence GTGACGCGATCCTTCGGAGTCGAGGAAGAGCTGCTGCTGATCGGTGCGGGCGGCTCCCCCATCCCCCGGGCCCAGGCCCTGCTCGACGGGGCCCACCCGGACCACGGGCCGCTCGAGCCGGAGTTCATGGAGGAGCAGATCGAGACGGCGACCGAGCCGACGACCTCGCTCGCCGACCTGACGCAGGCGATCCGGGACGGCCGCGCGGGCGCCCAGGCGGCCGCGCAGGCGCACGACGCGCAGATCGTCGCCGTCGGGACGTCGCCCGTGCCGATCGACGGCACGACGGTGTCCAAGGTGCGCTACCTCAGGGCGCGGACGGAGTTCGGGCTCACCGCGCGCGAGCAGCTCACCAACGGCTGCCACGTGCACGTGTCCGTCGCCGACGACGCCGAGGGGGTCGCCGTCATCGACCGCATCGGCCCGTGGCTGGCGCCGCTCCTCGCACTGTCGGCCAACTCCCCGTTCTGGCAGGGTGACGACTCGGGGTTCGCGAGCTTCCGCTCGCAGGTCTGGGCCCGCTGGCCCACCGCCGGGCCGTCGCGGCACTTCGGCACGCCCGAGGCGTACCACGCGGCGGTCGAGGCGCTCGTCGCCACCGGCACCATCCTCGACCAGGCGATGGTCTACTTCGACGCGCGCCTGTCGGCGAAGTACCCGACGGTCGAGATCCGCGTGGCCGACGTGTGCCTCGACGCCCGCACCGCGGCGCTGCTCGCGGCGCTCGCGCGCGCCCTCGTGGAGACGACCGCCCGAGAGGCGGCCGACGGCGTGCCGGCGCCCGACGCTCCCACCGAGCTGCTGCGCACCGCGCACTGGCGTGCCGGCCGGTCCGGCATCACCGGCGACCTGCTCCACCCGCGCACGTTCCGGCCGGCACCGGCGCACGACGTCGTCGGCATGCTCGTGGAGTACGTGCGCGACGCGCTGGTCGACGCCGGGGACCTCGACGCCGTCACCGAGTCGCTCGGCACGCTGTGGTCGGGCGGGAACGGGGCGGAACGGCAGCGCGCCTGGTACGCCGAGGCCCAGGGCGACCTGCACCAGGTCGCGCTCGACGCCGCGAAGGCGACCCTCGCCTGA
- a CDS encoding SGNH/GDSL hydrolase family protein: MTRTRRAAIRFAAALAVAGVALGGARELLRHQAALARRRIGKALGETALDADRVWKKGYGGEPLELLVLGDSIAAGLGAERPKDTLGARVARGVAKALHRPVRLRCAAVVGSESSALGDQLASLPADYRPDVALVVVGGNDVTHRVPVATSTRHLDRTVAELRERGAAVVVGTCPDLGALRPVPQPLRALGSRLSRQLAAAQEAVARRHGARAVSLARTVGPFFVTNPDEMFSLDRFHPSALGYKRTAAAIVPAVLGALGKPPRG; encoded by the coding sequence ATGACCCGCACGCGCAGGGCCGCCATCCGGTTCGCCGCGGCGCTCGCCGTGGCCGGTGTGGCGCTGGGTGGCGCCCGCGAGCTGCTGCGGCACCAGGCGGCGCTCGCCCGCCGGCGCATCGGCAAGGCCCTCGGCGAGACCGCGCTCGACGCCGACCGCGTCTGGAAGAAGGGCTACGGCGGCGAGCCGCTCGAGCTGCTGGTCCTCGGCGACTCGATCGCCGCCGGCCTCGGCGCCGAGCGGCCCAAGGACACGCTCGGCGCGCGCGTCGCGCGGGGCGTGGCCAAGGCGCTCCACCGGCCGGTGCGGCTGCGGTGCGCCGCCGTCGTGGGCTCCGAGTCGTCGGCCCTCGGGGACCAGCTCGCGAGCCTGCCCGCGGACTACCGGCCCGACGTCGCGCTCGTGGTCGTGGGCGGCAACGACGTCACGCACCGCGTGCCGGTCGCGACGTCGACGCGCCACCTCGATCGCACCGTCGCGGAGCTGCGTGAGCGGGGTGCCGCCGTCGTGGTCGGGACGTGCCCCGACCTGGGCGCGCTCCGGCCCGTCCCGCAGCCCCTGCGCGCGCTCGGGTCCCGGCTGTCGCGCCAGCTCGCCGCGGCGCAGGAGGCCGTCGCGCGGCGGCACGGCGCCCGGGCGGTGTCGCTCGCACGCACCGTCGGACCGTTCTTCGTGACGAACCCCGACGAGATGTTCAGCCTCGACCGGTTCCACCCCAGCGCCCTCGGCTACAAACGCACGGCGGCCGCCATCGTGCCCGCCGTGCTGGGCGCGCTCGGAAAGCCGCCGCGGGGCTGA
- the dxs gene encoding 1-deoxy-D-xylulose-5-phosphate synthase, translating into MGLLRDIRSPEDVRRLTAAQTTQLAAEIRTFLVDQVSRTGGHLGPNLGVVELTIALHRVFESPRDTLVLDTGHQSYVHKLLTGRQDFSALRKRGGLSGYPSRAESEHDVVENSHASTALSWADGIARANQVRGLGDRHVVAVIGDGALTGGMAWEAINNIAAGDDRRLVIVVNDNGRSYSPTIGGVANHLDTLRTTRGYEAFLDWGKRTLHRTGAPGRFAYGWLHGLKKGLKDVVAPQGMFEDLGLKYVGPVDGHDVAALEHALRRAKAFGGPVIVHAITEKGRGYTPAEEDVADRFHAVGKIHPETGLPVAPSRFGWTQVFADEIVEIGRRRPDVVAITAAMLHPVGLAPFAQEFPDRTFDVGIAEQHAATSAAGMAFAGLHPVVAVYATFLNRAFDQVLMDVALHKAGVTFVLDRAGITGDDGPSHNGMWDMAMLRIVPGLRLAAPRDEATLRAALRQAVDVDDAPTVVRYPKGALVDPVPALEELEGVDVVARHAPGAGAVEGGARVLVVGVGAMAGTALAAGESLAAHGLEVAVVSPTWVLPVPPALVKLAGEHDLVLTIEDGVVEGGVGATLAQRAAEQGVRTPHVHKGLPAKFLDHASREQIATAQRLRAEDAVRDALAALASLSSPS; encoded by the coding sequence ATGGGGCTGCTGAGGGACATCCGTTCGCCCGAGGACGTGCGACGGCTCACCGCCGCCCAGACGACGCAGCTGGCGGCCGAGATCCGGACGTTCCTCGTGGACCAGGTCTCGCGCACCGGCGGCCACCTGGGCCCCAACCTCGGCGTCGTCGAGCTCACGATCGCGCTGCACCGGGTCTTCGAGTCGCCGCGCGACACGCTCGTGCTCGACACGGGTCACCAGTCGTACGTGCACAAGCTCCTCACCGGACGCCAGGACTTCTCGGCCCTGCGCAAGCGCGGCGGCCTGTCCGGGTACCCCAGCCGGGCCGAGTCCGAGCACGACGTCGTCGAGAACTCGCACGCGTCGACCGCCCTGTCCTGGGCCGACGGCATCGCGCGCGCCAACCAGGTGCGCGGCCTCGGCGACCGGCACGTCGTCGCGGTCATCGGCGACGGCGCGCTCACGGGCGGCATGGCCTGGGAGGCGATCAACAACATCGCCGCGGGCGACGACCGTCGCCTCGTCATCGTGGTCAACGACAACGGCCGCTCCTACTCGCCGACCATCGGCGGCGTCGCCAACCACCTCGACACGCTGCGCACGACGCGCGGCTACGAGGCGTTCCTCGACTGGGGCAAGCGCACGCTGCACCGCACCGGCGCCCCCGGGCGCTTCGCGTACGGGTGGCTGCACGGGCTCAAGAAGGGCCTCAAGGACGTCGTCGCGCCGCAGGGCATGTTCGAGGACCTGGGCCTGAAGTACGTCGGCCCCGTCGACGGGCACGACGTCGCCGCGCTCGAGCACGCGCTGCGCCGCGCCAAGGCGTTCGGCGGGCCGGTCATCGTGCACGCCATCACCGAGAAGGGCCGCGGCTACACGCCGGCCGAGGAGGACGTCGCCGACCGCTTCCACGCGGTGGGCAAGATCCACCCCGAGACCGGCCTGCCCGTGGCCCCCTCACGGTTCGGCTGGACCCAGGTGTTCGCCGACGAGATCGTCGAGATCGGCCGGCGCCGGCCCGACGTCGTCGCGATCACCGCGGCGATGCTCCACCCGGTGGGCCTCGCGCCGTTCGCGCAGGAGTTCCCCGACCGCACGTTCGACGTCGGCATCGCCGAGCAGCACGCGGCGACGTCGGCCGCCGGGATGGCCTTCGCCGGGCTGCACCCCGTCGTCGCCGTCTACGCGACGTTCCTCAACCGGGCGTTCGACCAGGTCCTCATGGACGTCGCGCTGCACAAGGCCGGCGTCACCTTCGTGCTCGACCGCGCCGGCATCACCGGCGACGACGGCCCGAGCCACAACGGCATGTGGGACATGGCGATGCTGCGCATCGTCCCCGGCCTCCGCCTGGCGGCGCCCCGCGACGAGGCCACGCTGCGCGCCGCGCTGCGCCAGGCCGTCGACGTCGACGACGCGCCGACCGTCGTGCGGTACCCCAAGGGCGCTCTCGTCGACCCCGTCCCCGCGCTCGAGGAGCTCGAGGGCGTCGACGTCGTCGCCCGTCACGCGCCCGGCGCCGGGGCCGTCGAGGGCGGCGCCCGCGTGCTCGTCGTGGGCGTCGGGGCCATGGCGGGCACGGCGCTCGCGGCCGGCGAGTCGCTCGCGGCGCACGGGCTCGAGGTCGCGGTCGTCTCGCCGACCTGGGTGCTGCCCGTCCCGCCCGCGCTCGTCAAGCTCGCGGGCGAGCACGACCTCGTCCTGACGATCGAGGACGGCGTGGTCGAGGGCGGCGTCGGTGCGACGCTCGCCCAGCGCGCCGCCGAGCAGGGCGTCCGCACGCCGCACGTCCACAAGGGCCTGCCGGCCAAGTTCCTGGACCACGCGAGCCGCGAGCAGATCGCGACTGCGCAGCGGCTGCGCGCCGAGGACGCGGTGCGCGACGCGCTCGCGGCCCTCGCGTCGCTCTCCTCGCCGAGCTGA
- a CDS encoding GuaB1 family IMP dehydrogenase-related protein, producing MRFLDGQQPITDLTYGDVFMVPSRSDVASRFDVDLASDDGTGTTIPVVVANMTAVAGRRMAETVARRGAIAILPQDVPTEVVADVVADVKSKDPVIETPVVVTPTETVATVLTLLGKRAHGAAVVVEDGRPVGVVTEADCAAVDRFAQVRQVMAADLVTLDAAQVEAEGLEATFERLAAAKVQLAPVVRDGVLAGVLTRKGAVRSTVYRPALDAAGRLRVGAAVGINGDVAAKAKGLLDAGVDVLVVDTAHGHQTKMLQALEAVRGLDPQVPVVAGNVVTAAGVRDLVAAGADIVKVGVGPGAMCTTRMQTAVGRPQFSAVLETAAAARELGKHVWADGGVRHPRDVALALAAGASQVMIGSWFAGTYESPGDLHDDGTGRLYKDSFGMASARAVAARTAGTGSAFDRARKALYEEGISTGKMYLDPRRPGVEDLLDEITSGVRSSFTYAGARTVAEFAERAVVGIQSAAGYQEGMPLATSW from the coding sequence GTGCGCTTTCTCGACGGGCAGCAGCCCATCACCGACCTGACCTACGGCGACGTCTTCATGGTGCCGTCGCGCTCCGACGTCGCGAGCCGCTTCGACGTCGACCTCGCGAGCGACGACGGCACGGGCACCACCATCCCCGTCGTCGTGGCCAACATGACGGCGGTCGCCGGCCGCCGCATGGCCGAGACGGTCGCGCGGCGCGGCGCGATCGCGATCCTGCCGCAGGACGTCCCGACCGAGGTCGTGGCCGACGTCGTCGCGGACGTGAAGTCCAAGGACCCCGTGATCGAGACGCCGGTGGTCGTCACGCCGACCGAGACGGTCGCCACCGTCCTGACGCTGCTCGGCAAGCGCGCGCACGGCGCCGCGGTCGTCGTCGAGGACGGCCGGCCCGTGGGCGTCGTGACCGAGGCCGACTGCGCGGCTGTCGACCGCTTCGCGCAGGTGCGCCAGGTCATGGCCGCCGACCTCGTCACGCTCGACGCCGCGCAGGTCGAGGCCGAGGGCCTCGAGGCGACGTTCGAGCGGCTGGCCGCCGCCAAGGTGCAGCTCGCGCCCGTGGTGCGCGACGGCGTCCTGGCCGGCGTCCTCACCCGCAAGGGCGCGGTGCGCTCCACGGTCTACCGCCCGGCGCTCGACGCCGCGGGGCGCCTGCGCGTCGGGGCCGCGGTCGGCATCAACGGCGACGTCGCGGCCAAGGCGAAGGGCCTGCTCGACGCCGGGGTCGACGTCCTCGTCGTCGACACCGCGCACGGGCACCAGACGAAGATGCTCCAGGCGCTCGAGGCGGTGCGCGGGCTCGACCCGCAGGTGCCCGTCGTGGCGGGCAACGTCGTCACGGCCGCGGGCGTGCGCGACCTCGTCGCCGCGGGCGCCGACATCGTCAAGGTCGGCGTCGGCCCGGGCGCGATGTGCACCACGCGCATGCAGACCGCCGTCGGGCGCCCGCAGTTCTCCGCGGTGCTCGAGACGGCCGCCGCCGCGCGCGAGCTCGGCAAGCACGTGTGGGCGGACGGCGGCGTGCGGCACCCGCGCGACGTCGCGCTCGCGCTCGCCGCCGGCGCGTCGCAGGTCATGATCGGGTCGTGGTTCGCGGGCACGTACGAGTCGCCGGGCGACCTGCACGACGACGGCACGGGCCGCCTCTACAAGGACTCGTTCGGCATGGCGTCGGCGCGGGCCGTCGCGGCCCGCACGGCCGGCACCGGCTCGGCCTTCGACCGGGCACGCAAGGCCCTGTACGAGGAGGGCATCTCGACCGGGAAGATGTACCTCGACCCGCGCCGGCCGGGCGTGGAGGACCTGCTCGACGAGATCACCTCGGGCGTGCGGTCGAGCTTCACGTACGCCGGCGCGCGCACCGTCGCGGAGTTCGCCGAGCGCGCGGTCGTGGGCATCCAGTCGGCCGCGGGCTACCAGGAGGGGATGCCGCTCGCGACCTCGTGGTGA
- a CDS encoding CoA pyrophosphatase translates to MTPEPLATTSARAQLAALAEDPELLRSWPYARGLPADPAAARPAAVLVLFGVLDGLPADHDAQALAVSHDLDVLLLARAATLRSHAGQVAFPGGRVEPGESPVDAALREAEEETGLDPSGVEVLGTLRELPMPVSNHAVTPVLAWWARPTPVRVVDHGESSHVFRAPVADLVDPGRRVTTVLRRGGQVWKGPAFQVVDGDVTHLVWGFTAGILDRMFERLGWAEPWDRGRELELEP, encoded by the coding sequence ATGACCCCCGAACCGCTCGCGACGACGTCGGCCCGGGCGCAGCTCGCGGCGCTGGCCGAGGACCCGGAGCTCCTCCGGTCCTGGCCGTACGCGCGAGGCCTCCCGGCCGACCCCGCCGCGGCCCGGCCGGCCGCCGTGCTCGTGCTGTTCGGTGTGCTCGACGGCCTGCCGGCCGACCACGACGCGCAGGCGCTCGCCGTCTCGCACGACCTGGACGTGCTGCTGCTCGCGCGTGCGGCGACGCTGCGCTCGCACGCCGGCCAGGTCGCGTTCCCGGGCGGGCGCGTCGAGCCGGGCGAGTCGCCCGTCGATGCGGCGCTGCGCGAGGCCGAGGAGGAGACGGGGCTCGACCCGTCCGGCGTCGAGGTGCTCGGCACGCTGCGCGAGCTGCCCATGCCCGTGAGCAACCACGCGGTCACGCCCGTGCTGGCCTGGTGGGCGCGGCCCACGCCCGTGCGCGTCGTCGACCACGGCGAGTCGTCGCACGTGTTCCGGGCGCCCGTCGCCGACCTCGTCGACCCGGGGCGCCGCGTCACGACGGTGCTGCGCCGCGGCGGCCAGGTGTGGAAGGGCCCCGCGTTCCAGGTGGTCGACGGCGACGTGACGCACCTCGTGTGGGGCTTCACGGCCGGCATCCTCGACCGCATGTTCGAGCGGCTCGGCTGGGCGGAGCCGTGGGACCGGGGGCGCGAGCTGGAGCTCGAGCCGTGA
- a CDS encoding aminoglycoside phosphotransferase family protein, with protein sequence MRADLDVTVDLARALLAEQHPDLADRPLELVANGWDNVMLRLGPGADGARLALRLPRREVAAPLVRHEIEWLPVLAPRLPAVVPEPVLVGRPSAALGYPWWWAVVSWVDGRRAADVPVAERGVLAEPLAAFFLALHAPAPSAAPHNPVRGVPLRTRDAPLRGRVERGVVPDDERVLALWEDLVRAPAWDRTAVWLHGDPHPGNLVVADDGTLAAVVDFGDMTAGDPATDLAAAWLVLDADGRGRFRDALAGRYPADDPVWLRARGWALTMATGMLESGPEHAWVHAMGVEALARVLDET encoded by the coding sequence GTGAGGGCCGACCTCGACGTCACGGTCGACCTCGCCCGCGCGCTCCTCGCCGAGCAGCACCCGGACCTCGCGGACCGGCCGCTCGAGCTCGTCGCGAACGGCTGGGACAACGTCATGCTCCGGCTGGGGCCCGGCGCCGACGGCGCGCGCCTGGCGCTGCGCCTGCCCCGCCGCGAGGTGGCCGCTCCGCTGGTGCGCCACGAGATCGAGTGGCTACCGGTGCTCGCGCCGCGCCTGCCCGCCGTCGTGCCCGAGCCCGTGCTCGTCGGCCGGCCCAGCGCGGCGCTCGGGTACCCGTGGTGGTGGGCCGTGGTCTCGTGGGTCGACGGGCGCCGCGCCGCCGACGTGCCCGTCGCCGAGCGTGGGGTGCTCGCCGAGCCGCTCGCCGCGTTCTTCCTCGCCCTGCACGCGCCGGCGCCCTCGGCGGCGCCGCACAACCCTGTGCGCGGCGTGCCGCTGCGGACGCGGGACGCGCCCTTGCGCGGCCGCGTCGAGCGCGGCGTCGTGCCCGACGACGAGCGCGTGCTCGCGCTGTGGGAGGACCTGGTCCGGGCGCCGGCGTGGGACCGGACCGCCGTGTGGCTCCACGGCGACCCGCACCCCGGCAACCTGGTGGTGGCCGACGACGGGACGCTCGCCGCGGTCGTCGACTTCGGCGACATGACCGCGGGCGACCCGGCGACCGACCTCGCCGCGGCCTGGCTCGTCCTCGACGCCGACGGGCGCGGCCGGTTCCGCGACGCGCTCGCCGGGCGCTACCCGGCCGACGACCCCGTGTGGCTCCGGGCGCGCGGGTGGGCGCTGACGATGGCGACGGGGATGCTGGAGTCCGGTCCCGAGCACGCCTGGGTGCACGCGATGGGCGTCGAGGCGCTCGCGCGCGTGCTCGACGAGACCTGA